A single window of Gossypium hirsutum isolate 1008001.06 chromosome A10, Gossypium_hirsutum_v2.1, whole genome shotgun sequence DNA harbors:
- the LOC121208298 gene encoding uncharacterized protein isoform X1, translating to MFPFPKWFKKATKLRIKGLSVLLLLFSGKCFLNFSVFDSVKHREKKLVSQRKNLRFFPEISVSHFTLQEKTSLQTFYTCNNFSPPPLLCSSYLRKTLLPVSLIGALTNHTKGIAFPFYSFYLIDGVVFFNNLCEAHSMEDVFEKAMVII from the exons ATGTTTCCTTTTCCTAAGTGGTTCAAGAAGGCAACAAAGTTGCGAATTAAGGGTCTGTCTGTTTTGTTACTTCTATTTTCCGGAAaatgttttcttaatttttcgGTGTTTGATTCTGTAAAACATAGGGAAAAAAAACTTGTTAGTCAAAGGAAAAACCTTCGCTTTTTTCCTGAAATTTCCGTAAGTCATTTTACGCTTCAGGAAAAAACCTCTCTTCAAACATTTTACACTTGTAACAATTTCTCACCTCCTCCTTTATTGTGTTCCTCTTACCTTAGGAAAACACTTCTCCCTGTCTCACTCATCGGTGCTCTCACCAACCATACCAAAG GGATCGCTTTTCCCTTCTACTCATTTTATTTGATCGATGGCGTTGTGTTCTTCAACAATCTGTGTGAAGCTCATTCTA